CCAAAAACTACCCAACAGTTTATATTATCGGAATATCTTAAAATTTTGTCATTTCATTTTGAATTTAAGCCACAAATCAGTCATATTGCCTAATTTTGCAAAAAACTAAACAACAGATGGAAAAATCAGTCTTTGAGAAAAACTGGGAAATTTATTTCACACAATGTTACTCCAATGGTCGTATCCGTTTCTCCGACTTGTCAAATATTCTTCAACTTACTGCTGGCGAACATGCGACCAATGTTGGTTTCGGTTTTAAAGAAATGGCCAAACACAACCAAACTTGGGTGCTCAGTCGAATGCGTATTGAAATCAACAGATTACCCAAATGGATGGACATTGTCCAGGTAAAAACATGGATACAAGAACTAGAAGGTGCGCGCTCTACACGTAATTTCGAAATTTTGGTGAATGGGCAGGTGTATGTCACGGCGACAAGCTATTGGGCGGTAATCAATACCGTAAAAAGAAGTTCCGAAGATCTGGCTATTTCGGCTGCGGGCTTTACAACTTACCCCGATCGCCCTGCAACACAACGACCATTCTCAAAGTTGGATATTTCTCAGCTTGTCAAAAATATAGATCAATATATTGTCAAGTTATCCGACCTTGATATTGTCAATCATGCCAATAATGTCAAATACCTGGATTGGTGTATGGATAGACTCCCAATCGAACTCGTGCTGACCAATCAGATCAAATCGTTGGAGATGAATTACCTCAGAGAACTTCGTTACAATGACACAGTGGACATTAACGGCGATTCAACGGATAAAGGCTATTTTATGACCGTGACAAAACAACAACGTATTCATTTTGCACTGGAAGTAGAAACTAAATAACAATAAAATAAAAAAGGAGGCTTGGGCCTCCTTTTTTATTTTGCGCAAAGCATATGTACTATGCAAATGCCTTGTCTCCTTTTTTGTAAGGAAAGTTCCCGTCATATTTTCCAGGAATTTTGACAAAACGTAATGCTTTTGTACAACCCAATTCTGAGTTAAAGAAACCTGTCAACGTCAATTGCTTAAACATTGTGAACCAGTGTGGTGGATCATTTTCTACGTAATTATACAATTGATTTTGTTTTTCTTTGTTTTTCTCCAGGATGTCCTTTTGCTCTTCAGCTTGTTTCTTATTAAACTCATTTGCTTCTTTATCCAAAGCTGCTGCTACCGCTGTGCGATCTGCAGCCGAAAGCTCAAGGAAAGGTTTTCCTTTGACTTCTTTTGCTTTATTATCCAAGCTTGCAAGACCAGTTATAAATGCTTTTTGTTGCTTTTCAGTGTAACAGTCACGGACCATCACAGGAATAAAGCTTCCTACACCAGCTTCTTTCGCTCCAGGAGTAGCTGTCGCAGGTAAAATAGCCTCAGCTAGATCGCCCAACAAATCTGTCGTTTTTGCTTCAAATAAGCCTTCCACATCCTTTGTAGCCGAACGCGTACAGCCTTCCAAAAATAAATTGGCGCCGATAACGGTACCTCCTAAAATCAAGGCAACCCGTTGTAATGCTTCTCTTCTATTCATACTACTAAATATCTTAATTTTAGAAATTATATTTCATTTCCCAACCTTGTCTGTAATTACGTTTGACATACTGATTCACATGATCAAAGTTTGTCACACGCATATTGTCATTATCCCATAACAATTTTAGATTACGTCCTGGATATTTTCCATCTAAACGTAAATCAGCGCCTCTAATTGCTAGGTTAGCCATCAACAAAGCTTCAGTTAATGGACCAGCAATTTCAAATGGTGAACTTACTTCTTTTTTACCATAACCAGCTTGACAAGCTTCCACCCATTGTGCATAGTGGCCTGACTCTTGTCCCGGTACACGTGCATATTTCTGAGCAACTTGATCTTTTCTTGATGTTGGTAACAAACGTGCATTTTGACCGTAAGTATCCGCAAGGATCTTACCTTTGGTACCGACTAACAAGATACCGTTACCACCATCACCGAAGATTTCATTTGGTCCCAGTTCATCCGGACGTGCAGGTTGAATACCACCGTCCATCCAATGTAATGTTACAGGACCATTTGTACGCGGTGTTTTAGGGAATGTTAATGTCGCATGACTTGATGGCGGGCAGCTCTCAGGGAAATAACCACGTTTGAACTCATCCACATAAACAGAACCTACAGTTGCCTGTACATCTTGCACATAAGTCAGACCTAAGGTACTGAAAGGAACTTCCAACAAGTGACAACCCATATCACCCAATGCACCAGTACCGTAATCCCACCAGCCACGCCAGTTGAACGGCACCAATTTATCTACATACTCCTTGTGAGGAGCAGTTCCCAACCAAAGATCCCAATCCAATTCTTTCGGAATTTCAGCCTTACCTGTAGGCCATGCAATACCGGAAGGCCATACTGGACGGTCAGTCCAGCAATATACTGTATGTACATCACCGATTAAACCAGCTTCGTACCATTCACGGACAAAACGTGGCCCATCGTTGGATGCCCCTTGGTTTCCCATCTGGGTTACAACTTTATATTTCTTCGCGGCATGCGTCAGTGCTCTTGCTTCCCAGACATCATGAGTCAATGGTTTCTGAACATAGACGTGCTTGCCCAATTGCATCGCTGCCAAGGCCTGAATCGCATGTTGATGATCTGGAGTAGAAACAGAAACAGCTTCAATGCGTTTATGCTCTTTGTCCAACATCTCCCGATAATCTTTATAATATTTTGCTTTTGGGTAACGTTTCAACGCACCCGCAGCACGACGATCATCCACGTCACATAAGAAAGCGAGATCCGCTTTACCTGAATCATGAAATGAGTTAATGTCGCTGAATCCTTTACCACCTACACCAATACCAGCTATTTGTAACTTATCACTAGGAGCGATGAAACCATTTCCTCCTAATACATGACGAGGAACGATCATAAAGGCTGCCGCAGCGGTTGCCGCAGTCTTTAAGAAATCTCTTCTACTCGACTTATTTGAGTTATTTTCCATTGTTATCAATCTTTAGCTATTAGATATTACCTTTTTTCAATTCACTAACTGCATAATCGACCGCACGCGCAGTAAGTGCCATATAAGTAAGTGAAGGGTTGACACAACCAGCAGAAGTCATACAAGCACCGTCTGTAACAAATACATTCAACGCATCCCAAACCTGGTTATTACCGTTCAATACCGATGTTTTAGGATCGAGCCCCATACGCGCTGTTCCCATCTCATGGATACCTTGGCCAAGTCCATATACGTTGTCATATGTATAGGTATCTTTTACGCCAATGCTTTCCAGCATTTCCTTCATTTCATTTTGCATGTCAGCACGCATCTTCAATTCATTATCTTTGATTTCGGCATCAAATGATAATACAGGCAAACCCCATTTATCTTTTTTGCTTTTATCAAGCGTAATTTTATTTTCATGGTACGGTAAGGTTTCTCCGAAAGCCGTAAAGCCCACGTTCCAGTTACCTGGTTCACAGATAGCATCTTTCCATGCACCACCAACTTCCATCTCTGCAACAGCACCAGACCAACGGCCTCTACCTGCGGCACCTTGATAGCCAAATCCACGAACGTAATCACGTTTCTTCGTATCGCCATCAACGTTTACAAAACGTGGCACATATAAGCCTGTTGGACGACGTCCAAAAACATAGCTATCCAAATATCCTTCCACATTACCACCGGCACCACAACGGAAGTGGTGATCCATTAAATTGTGACCAAGCTCTCCACTGCTACTTCCAAGACCACCTTCCCATACGTCGGTAGCTGAGTTCATCAATACCCAAGTCGAATTTAGTGCCGATGCGCACACAAAAATAACCTTAGCAAAGAACTCATAGGTTTTGTTTGTTTCAGCATCAACAATTTCAACACCCTTCGCTTTTTTCGTATTTTTATCGTAGATAATCTTTGTAACAATAGAAAACGGACGTAATGTTAGGTTGTTCGTTTTTTTCGCTGCCGGTAAAGTTGCCGATTGTGTACTAAAATAAGCACCAAAGTTACAACCTAACCAACATTGATTTTGATATTGACAGTTGACACGGCCCTCATGTGGCACAGTGATATTCGCTGTCCGTCCCATAATGAAATGACGCTTGCCACCGTATTGTTTTTTCAATCGTTCAGCCAAATCCTTTTCAACAATATTCATCGGCATTGGCGGCATATAATCACCGTCAGGAAGCGAAGCAACCCCGTCTCTATTCCCAGAGATACCAGCAAATTTTTCCGCATAGCTATACCAAGGTGCAATATCTTTATAACGGATCGGCCAATCTACCCCATGCCCATCTTTCAAGTTAGCCTCGAAATCTAGGTCACCAAGGCGATAAGATTGTCTACCCCACATTAATGATCTACCACCTACATGATACCCACGATACCAATCAAAACGCTTCACCTCTGTATAAGGACTATCTTTCTCATTCGCCCAAAGGTCAAGGTTCTTTTCGTTCAATGGATAATCTCTGCGCAATACTGGATAATCCTCAATCATTTGCTGGGTACGACCACCAGCATGAGGCCATTCCCATGGCATTTTGTTTGGCGCAGTATAATCCTTAATGTGTTCGATGTTACGACCACGCTCTAGCATAATTGTTTTCAGTCCTTTTTCTGTCAATTCTTTCGCAGCCCATCCACCACTTATCCCAGAACCGATTACAATCGCGTCATAAGTATTTGTTGCCATCTCTCTTCTAATTATTTGTTTTTAAATAGTTATTTTTTCTGTTTAGTGTGCAGCCTTGGCATTATCTACTTTCTCATCTTTAAAGAGAGCTAGAAAGATAAAAAACACCACT
The window above is part of the Sphingobacterium sp. ML3W genome. Proteins encoded here:
- a CDS encoding acyl-ACP thioesterase domain-containing protein, with product MEKSVFEKNWEIYFTQCYSNGRIRFSDLSNILQLTAGEHATNVGFGFKEMAKHNQTWVLSRMRIEINRLPKWMDIVQVKTWIQELEGARSTRNFEILVNGQVYVTATSYWAVINTVKRSSEDLAISAAGFTTYPDRPATQRPFSKLDISQLVKNIDQYIVKLSDLDIVNHANNVKYLDWCMDRLPIELVLTNQIKSLEMNYLRELRYNDTVDINGDSTDKGYFMTVTKQQRIHFALEVETK
- a CDS encoding gluconate 2-dehydrogenase subunit 3 family protein — protein: MNRREALQRVALILGGTVIGANLFLEGCTRSATKDVEGLFEAKTTDLLGDLAEAILPATATPGAKEAGVGSFIPVMVRDCYTEKQQKAFITGLASLDNKAKEVKGKPFLELSAADRTAVAAALDKEANEFNKKQAEEQKDILEKNKEKQNQLYNYVENDPPHWFTMFKQLTLTGFFNSELGCTKALRFVKIPGKYDGNFPYKKGDKAFA
- a CDS encoding Gfo/Idh/MocA family oxidoreductase is translated as MENNSNKSSRRDFLKTAATAAAAFMIVPRHVLGGNGFIAPSDKLQIAGIGVGGKGFSDINSFHDSGKADLAFLCDVDDRRAAGALKRYPKAKYYKDYREMLDKEHKRIEAVSVSTPDHQHAIQALAAMQLGKHVYVQKPLTHDVWEARALTHAAKKYKVVTQMGNQGASNDGPRFVREWYEAGLIGDVHTVYCWTDRPVWPSGIAWPTGKAEIPKELDWDLWLGTAPHKEYVDKLVPFNWRGWWDYGTGALGDMGCHLLEVPFSTLGLTYVQDVQATVGSVYVDEFKRGYFPESCPPSSHATLTFPKTPRTNGPVTLHWMDGGIQPARPDELGPNEIFGDGGNGILLVGTKGKILADTYGQNARLLPTSRKDQVAQKYARVPGQESGHYAQWVEACQAGYGKKEVSSPFEIAGPLTEALLMANLAIRGADLRLDGKYPGRNLKLLWDNDNMRVTNFDHVNQYVKRNYRQGWEMKYNF
- a CDS encoding GMC family oxidoreductase; its protein translation is MATNTYDAIVIGSGISGGWAAKELTEKGLKTIMLERGRNIEHIKDYTAPNKMPWEWPHAGGRTQQMIEDYPVLRRDYPLNEKNLDLWANEKDSPYTEVKRFDWYRGYHVGGRSLMWGRQSYRLGDLDFEANLKDGHGVDWPIRYKDIAPWYSYAEKFAGISGNRDGVASLPDGDYMPPMPMNIVEKDLAERLKKQYGGKRHFIMGRTANITVPHEGRVNCQYQNQCWLGCNFGAYFSTQSATLPAAKKTNNLTLRPFSIVTKIIYDKNTKKAKGVEIVDAETNKTYEFFAKVIFVCASALNSTWVLMNSATDVWEGGLGSSSGELGHNLMDHHFRCGAGGNVEGYLDSYVFGRRPTGLYVPRFVNVDGDTKKRDYVRGFGYQGAAGRGRWSGAVAEMEVGGAWKDAICEPGNWNVGFTAFGETLPYHENKITLDKSKKDKWGLPVLSFDAEIKDNELKMRADMQNEMKEMLESIGVKDTYTYDNVYGLGQGIHEMGTARMGLDPKTSVLNGNNQVWDALNVFVTDGACMTSAGCVNPSLTYMALTARAVDYAVSELKKGNI